Below is a genomic region from Hevea brasiliensis isolate MT/VB/25A 57/8 chromosome 3, ASM3005281v1, whole genome shotgun sequence.
AACTCTGAACCACGCTGAAATGCATACTTTTATGCCAATCGGGCTATTTACactcatttaacattttattacatgaaatatatatatatatatatatatatatatatatatatatatatatatatatatatattatacaagctctaatgtgtatatatattatttttttcaaaaatatgaattttatttgtcaaaattatatatcatgtccagtaatatttatttttacatttatatcTAATTCTTCTCTGCAATCTAATTCATTATGCTAGCTCATCACTGCTCCATGTAGTAACTCATATGTGCATGCATTAATGCAATAGACACTTCTTGAATCATCAGTTCTCGAATGGTGTGCATGACTGCAAGCAATAATAGCTTATTGCATGCACACTTTCCTTTGCATGAGCCATTAAATAAGCTACCTCACCAACTCCAagctttgaaattatttttaagctGTTCCTTCTCTTTCTTTTAAGGGTATAATAGTAAAATTATATACAATAGTATCATTTGAGCTAGCTCAAATTAAGCTATTTAGCAGTGCTCAAAATTTAATTCCCACCTTGCTAGTTTTAACTAGTGGACCCGATTCTCATTGAATTCCCATGGAAAAGTCCTGTTCCAAATACAATTCAATCGAAGCAATCACAGAAAATGGAACATGTAGCACAGTAACACCAAATTCTGTTAAAAACACAGAAACGGGTAAAAAAGTAGCGGGGTAAATGCCTCGGACAGTTATTACGAAGCTAGAAGACACTGAAATCAACAATCATGTCCAATTTTTAGTCTTCCCTAAAAATTTTTCAGATGCACTGAAGTGAAATAAAGAAGAGCCTACAGGAACAATTATGTCTCATTCTTATATTGAACCCCCCTAACTATCCCACGTTTACTAATTACAGAAAGCAACCATACGCTCGCAAGGAATTAAATCAGTGATGCAACTGGTTTCCGTTATAATAGTCATAGGTAAAAACGTAAACAGAGTACTAAGAGTAAAGGTCAAAATTAGTAGGTGTTAAATCAACATAGTAACAAATGAAGATATCACAAGTGTTCAAAAATAtctgtttcttttcttttttttttttttgacaaataGTATATGTTTCAACACCTTGCTACGGTAGGATtggtaatgagaaatgatatttgcctaattttgagagagagagagagagagagagagagagagagagagagagagagagagagagagagagagatgatgatgatgatgatgatgatgatgatattaTCCAATCATACCTGCAACAAGATAACTGAATTGACCAACTCAAATAGCACAAATCCAAAGCATTACGAAGATGCAAATACTTGGCTCATCAACTCACAACAAACATAGAACTTAAACCAACATGATGATAAGGCGCAGCAAAATTAGTCAATCTGAAACTATTAAAAATCACCAGCTTCAACATGCCACACATAAGTACATAGTGTAAGAACACCAAAAATAGAAGCATTAAAAACAACTAATTTTACTCAGCATGCATCATTAACAAGATCCTGGACAATAATGCTTACAACCAGTTGATAAAACCTTACATTGATCAGTGATTTTCTATTTAAGAAAAGGGAAACAAGTATTTGACCCACAAGTACCGTAGAAAATTACAAAGTAGATACAACGAACAGTTACTTTCTCTATTCAAGAATGTTAATAACAGAGCATTTATTTACAGACTATCCAGCCGGGTCTCTCCATACTTAGCAATCAGATGCACACCAACTTAAGGGCTGTCACAAAACTCCATCTCCTAAAATTTCATAAAGAAGCAGTTTGTATTAGATACACCACAACAGatccattattattattagggGTTATTATATCATCAAAGGATTCTCCTTGCATTTGTAACTGAGCAATCACACACATCACATATGAAGGGTGATGAATGTCATAGTGCAACTATCTTTATTAGTGGAAGAGATGAAATACATGATTCTCTATGCGGACAACAGAAACACATCAATGGTGTAACTCTTAATTGCAGTAAATTCTAAAAACACAGACACACACAGAGGCAAGGGGAAAAGAGTCTAAatagtccttttttttttttagcttcaTATGTGCTATGTCCCCACTTTAATGGAATGGTTAAAAACTTGAACATCtcacaattaaaatttagaggACATGGGATAAAGCTTTTACGTCTAATTTGGTAAATAAAAACATGAATAAGCCTTACACTACCATACCAGAGGTACTACCTTTTTTAGATTCAATATTGACCCTTTTCTAAAAGAGTAAACCAAACATACCTTGCCACATATTGGACAATTTTCACTTCTTTCCAACCATTCATAAATACAACCGAGGTGAAAATGGTGAGAGCATCTTGTTGTGATTTTAGGATTTTCTGGAGTGTATTCTGCAAGAAAATGATTGTTTAAAAGCTATCAAAGTATATTAGCGTGAGAACAAAGAATATTCTTATTACTTGTAGGATACCATCAGAATGCAATACAATATGAGCTATGTCCCCAGAAATGATGTGCAATATACATAGATGCATTAACATACCATCAAGACATGTAGGGCAGACATCTTCATCTTCAGAAGACTGTTGCATGTAAGACAGTTCATATGTAACATTTGTTTCCAAAGCTTGCTCTGAGGACTCCGAATGGCTCGCTTTatagtcttcctcagaatcaacCGCATTCCATTTCTTCCCAAAACCAGATGATTCCATACCAGTATTGCTCATATTTCTCCGCAATGGTTGTGATTCTTCTTGGAAATGAGTCATTGACTTTCTAGATACCAAACCATCACAATGTGATCGAGTGTATCTTTGATCAGCATCATGAGGGACTGGCCTGGGTAATGAGACATGAGTATCACTAATGAAACCATCTGGTAATTCTGTGCCAACACCTGTTGATGTCAAGGAAGTGCCTCCTTGGGTTGGAGATATTGGCTGGCCTTCAAGTCTATAAAACATAGCACCATACTGCATATGCATGAAGGGGTAACTTAAGGAGGTTTGAAATTAGAATGAGATAAAATAGCACAAAATAATGTAAGTTATTCTAACCAGAATCAATGAGTCTGCTTGGAAAGGAAAAGGTCAAAAAAACAATAGCTTTTAAAATTAGATTCTTGTAAAGATCAAAACACAAGGTGTTAAGAAATTATGTGATTCAGTTAATCCATTTTGTCGTTTAATTTTTTGTGAAACAATCCAAACATGTTATATGTCAGAACTTCACCTTACCTTTCCAAATCACAGTGCACACATGGAAATATGACATTATACATTGATAGACCACTCTGATGCATTGGAATTGGGCAAAAGACAAAGGCACTAAGCAATCTTCTTAATAATACATTTTTCACGTTTCCGTAGAATTTGAGGCTCTATGCAGTCACAGAATGGTATAAGTTGTGTTGAGGCCTAAATTAAAGATATATTGCCCAAATAAAAGATGGTGATAAAAGGGATACTAGCTCACTCTTGGCTAACACACAGGTTTTTCCCAGATAAAGCGGTTAAATAATCCTGGGCAAGGCAGAATGGAGTCGAAAATTTCCATAAGAATTATCCTAGCCGATGGGATTTACAGATATGTCCCAGAAGATTAAAGATACAAGAGTCCAACAGTGTTTAGTAGCTGAAAATTTCAATGCTTACCACACTGAGTAACTGGTGGAAAAAGAATCTTATGCATATGCAGTGCCTATATTTTGAATTGCCGCATAAGCATATTCTTCAAATTCATCGTTGCATGGACAGCAGCAGAAGGCAGCCATATATACGCTTTAAACTATATCCTAAAGAATGAATTTTTGCCAGCTACGAAGCAACCAACCAGGTCATCTGCAGTATTCCCTACAATTCAAGCCCAGAACAGCCCTCCAAATTTTATGGGATTGGAGACTGAACCTGTGAGAAATTAAGGCGTTTATCGTTCTGTGAGAAGAATTATCAGCAAAATTGATCCGCATACAAAATGATGACGAAGAAAGAGTAACAGCCAAGCCCATTACCCTGTAATGACAAGAAGAAAGTTTCAGATGAGATGAATCACCCACTAAAAATAAACGTCCGAAGCTCTTATTTTGGGAAGAAAATCTAAAAACACCAAATTGATGAAAAATTGTACCTGGTAAAGAAAACTTGTGTGCTTCCAATGGGAATGACAATGCACCAATTGTTGAATACCCCAATGGCGATAAGATAAATTGTATTCGTTATACAGCAAAAGAAGCATAAATTGTATTCAGGGGAAAGAGCTCACAAGCGAAGCAGAAAGAAATGGAGGGACAATATGAGCGAGCAATGTGAAGCTTATAATGTCATTTATCTAGCAAAAAGGCACATATTAAAGGAAGAGAAGAAGCAGCAATTCCTTTAAACTACCAAAatggaaagaagaagagaaaggattGGAGATTCTGATAGATCAATGTTTAGGGTTTGTGCAGGTGGAAACAAAGAGCGGaatagagaaaagaagaagagcatACTTTCCGCGTCCCTTCTAGGCAGTTGAAGAGTACTTACTATTACTTCTCTCAGTCTCAGAATCTAACGCGCCCAAGACTTGAGCAGTCCACAACGACAATGGCAGTGATTTTTGGGGGATTAAGGGGTGAACTAGGATCGATGAACCAGAGCGTTTGTTAATAAAGCCGACGCTGATGGGCGGCTGATTATAGTCTATTGAGCGACTGACATGATATTCGTCGCAGTTTATATCAATCccatttttagaattaatttttaatggctgataattaatttaatttaaattttttattttaattatattatttttttatttaatttaaaattaatattattaattttttatattttttatttataattttaatattttaattaatatattttaattttattaaaatatatttttattaatgacataaaatataaaatatttattaatatttaaaaatttaaaattaattataaatttttttattaataataattattattttattatcttatttatatttttaaagttatttaattattttttaaaaaaacatttattatttttttattttaataataaaataaataatataatatattaataattatattataatatattaatttaataattatatacttaatttaataaggaaataaatatatttaatttaataataaaataaataatataatataataaaattataattttttatttattttaataataaaataaattatataatatatacactTATTAATCATTTCACATATCAATAATAacaacaaaatataattttaccaaacacttaacataaataaattattatcgactaacagctatcagttatcagctaaCAATAACAGTTATCAACTAACAATTATTAATTGTattcaataattaaatcaaaCAGACTCTAAGCCAACAAGTGCACATTAGATAGCCTTACCTATTTTCCACTACAAGTCCAAATAATATATTATTCTACCAAATATGGATTTGGTAAGATTTGATTTTGAATctgaattaataattttaatttaaaatttaagagacTAAAATTAGCTTTTTAGGATTTTTCTACTTTTAATTTGGTTTTAATTTTGatggattaattttaattttaatatgctGCCACAAAATCTAAGGGTATAGAGttaatcactttatttttattttatttattttttacactTAAAAATTAGGTCTCATTTCTACaccatattaaaaaataaaatgcaagaatGAATTTAAAAATGAAATGTTGCTAGAGGATGACACATTTATCATTTATGAGTGGTAGTCAAAATAAATAACTGTAATCAACCAGATAATTTCTGAAAAGGATTGCTCAACTTATTAATGACACACAAATGACATTACCGTGCCAGAAGTGTGATACAGTCATCAACATAGAAAATTATTGTGCTTGTTATAAGCTTAAGAGTTCAGAGAGAGCtaattaaaaattactaaaacAAAACAAACAAATCCTGCCATATTCACTAGCCGTCACATTGAGAGTGCCATGGAACCTCTCAGAACTCCATCAGCGATGGCCAATTCATCAGCGTTTGTGTTCTTGTCAAAGCAGTATGCAGGGACTTGCCATTCTGCATCCTCAAGCGCAGCACCCACTTCAAACGTCATCACATGGGCCTCCCTCCCTGCGTATCTACCAACATATAAGAAATTGTCCAATTTCCAaaaaatacacacacacacacacacatatatatatatatatatatataactattagTTGATTAAAATCAAACAAACCGGTGTAGAAGACCCAGTGAACGGGCCTCTTAGTCACAACATCTTCATAGTACCAAACGAAATCCACCTTCTGCCACACATTGCAAAGAAATCCATCAACGTGTTTCTGACCAAGATACGTGGCTCCATCCAGCCAATTAGGGCGGAGTATCCCAACCTCCAACTGGGCAGAGGAACACTCCTTATTGAAGTCCAAAGTGTAAAAGAAGGTAGTGCCGTTGTTCCACTCGAGGTCGTAGAGTAGCTTCCCCAGCTGGTGCTGGATGATGTTGAAGTTTCTTCCGTTGGGCCAATCGTACCAGAGATCGATCTTTTGGAGGATCCCGCTGTAATTCATAAACAGAATGGCGTGGAAttggtgcggccatggagttggagtaggttctcctTCCGTGGATGATCTGGTCAACGACGACAAGGAGAAGAAGATGAGGAAGATACAGAGACAGCTAGAGGCAGTGGCGGTGGAGATGAGTTTGGCTGCCAGGAAGGCCATTTGTTGTAGGTGCTTTGCCGCTGCTGCTTCCGTTTGCCAACGCGTGGCACTTATCATTACtggattttcattttttttttaaatctatttTGTACTtgtgaaatatatagataaatcTTCCTTACAATTATATTTTAACTAATCGAATAGCGGCAGGTTGTGccttgtattattattattatttttaaatcagcCTTAAATctgttttcttcacaaataattttcataataaatttattttgccAATATGTTTTCAAACTTTTAGTATTTTAAATGAAAATGAAATCTGTATCAAAAATCATTTAGAATTTAgtgacaaattttaaaaaaatttaaaattccaaGAATTACAaagtaaaagacttaagattagcCATGCCTTTCAAGAAGTGAATTAGACCATTGATTAAGCTCAATCAATGTACAAATGAGTTAATAATCAAGTAAAAACAGGTTTGAAATTTTGGATTGGAAGTTAAAAAACCTTTGATCGTGAGGAAAAGGAATtgctaaaaagaagaaaaagaatataCACACTGGCCGTTGCAAAGAAAAATCAGGTTTGACAACGAGCATGAATTTGCTTCATAAATGGTCAACTCGGACTCCGACTACAACCGCAACAAGGCGCTAGGGAAAGTGAGAAAAAGCATAACAGGTAAACTTAAGGGCAACTTGAACCTGAAATTCAACACCTCACTTGAAAATTGCCAGAAGATATTGTACATTTTGTATTTTCCTAAATATACTTCATTCCCGAGATATATTGCTGTCTAGAGATTATAGACTGGGCTACGGTATAAATAATTCCTAAGATCCCcaatatcttaattttaatcacgtCTGATATTATGATGGATGGAAGATTAAGGGGCACAGTTATCAGTGGCGTCGAGTCTCTCTGCTTTGTGTAACTCCACACGAATCTGTTGAAGAGGATATGACTGGGGAACGTTAGAATGAGAAGGGCTAGATTCTTTACTGCAAAGAACCAATCAGGACCCCCGATCTCAATGCCCCACCCAGTATTTCCATGCCACACATCTTCCCATATGCTGTATAGGGCCGTCAACACCAAATAGGATGATATAGCCACTACAACAGGGAAATACCTCTGTTTGTCCCCAAAACCAGCGACAAAATCAGAGTCCTGATTCAGAAGCAGCAAAAGAGGAGCAAGGAAGAATATTGCTTGATTTGAACCCCCAGTCAGATTGACATTCAGGATCAGGCATATAGCAAAGCACATTATTGTAGCAACATTACCAACTGCAGGCATCCAGGCTCCCTCTGCAGCCATTTTCTTGATTGTGAAGGTTGGCACGGTGGAGGCCCTGCGCTGCTGCATGAACCTCATCCGCGGAGCAAAACTTGCAGAACTGCTTTCACTAGATTGGCTATGTCTAATTCCACCCCTTTCAAGAACCTTTTCCTGCATAAGCCACGCTAGTTCAAACTTAATCTCCAATGCTATGAGCATAAAGATTGCTGCATATAAACCAAGAAGAGAGGTCCTTGCTCCCTCAACAGCCAGCAGAGCTGTAAGCTTCCTATCTTCTTCCACCATATCTGCATCTTGACCATCCTCAAGGATGCCTTTGATTCTAACCTGACCTTCCAACAGATATGTCACAGGAAAGAGAGCTACGAGTAGAGCAAAGACCCATGGTAGCAGCTTTGTGCTTGAAGCAGATGGAAAATGCGTGAAGACAACAAACACACAAGTGCAGACCATGGTGACAACAATGAGAGCATGCAGAACTGCAGCTTGCAGGAAGTACTTGGCTGATATATATATTCCAAGAGCAACCCCAATTGCGATTGAGTAAAATGCCCTTAGCTCTACCATGTACTTTATGGGTATTATAGATGTCACGGCTGCTAAAGTGAGCAGAATTGCCACAATAAGCAGCCAAGATGGCCAGGTAGGTTTTGATGCCATGAAGCCATAGATGGAGATGTCATCAGAAGATTGACGAGCTGCTTTAATTATGTCAGAATGATAAGTCCATGCCAATGGGATTGGCGGCTGCATTAAAATAAACAATGCACCAGTTGCCACCACTAGCACTAGGCATCTCTTAGCGGACTGCACAAAGAGAGAGGAAAAAAGCCAATCAGTAATTCAGATATATTAATTTTGGATCAACAGAAATAAAAAAGATAGACAAAGAATTCTACCAAAAAAAGGGAAAGAGGGAGTGAGGAGTAATGCATAAGAGGAAGATTagaattttatttagaaattttaattattatagaattaggaaatttaaaaagtttttattatttaggaattttattattattaagtttattattTCCTAGTTTATCTTATTTAGCATTCTTAATTAGAGTTGATTAGCATTTCTAATGCTAAATTGATTAGGATTGTAAACTCTATAAATAGAGCTAATTTTATATTATTCAGTAGCTTTAGACTCTGATTATTATTgagattaataaaattattgagaattGGTTTTCCCTTCAAAGATTGGCCCTTGATTTCTGATGCAGGGCTTGAACAACAAGGCAGAACcttttttttaactaattttgatgTCTAACAATCCTAATTTATCTAGGACGTCTTATGAAAACTTCCAGCTGCAGTAGAGAttagattaaaattaattagggGGTCTCCTACTCTACTTAGAACTTATTAATGTTCCTTACCTTATCTAAGATTTAGATTTCTTCCTATTTTATTTAGGATTTACCATTATATTTTAGTTTATCTAAATTTCCTATTAAGTTTCATATTTCTATTAGGTTTGGGAGGCCAAAAATACTATAAATACTCTTATTTACATGTAATTTGCAAAAcagattattattaataaaaattcagCAAAGGTTTATCTCCTTAGTTTCACTCTTGTGTATGGAGTGTGTTTCTATTTGAGCTTCATGCTTCGTTAGGTTATATCAGAGCAGGGAAATCGCCCCAATCAAGATAGCTTACCTTGATGAAGGCAGCGATTATAGTGGTTCTTGCGACGgcgatcaaggaactagagaccTATATCATAGGGACTAAATGTTGCAACGATGGGAGCAACAAGCGATGGATGGATCTTAGATCCGAGCATATCAAGAGATGCCTCAAAGAAATTGTAGATCGTCTTGATGCTTTGGAAATTAAAACAAACAGGAATTAGGTTGACAAAAGAAGGCCAGAAGATGGTGTATCTCATGGTGAACCTATTTATTGACCAATTACTGCACGTAGGCATGAACCTATTTATTGACCAATTACTGCACGTAGGCAACATGTCTACTATAATGATTCAAAGGAGGAAGATGACTATGAACCAATCAAGTTCAATAGGTATGAATGGTATGGTGGCGATAGGAGAAGCAACATGGGTTATCTTGATATTCCTAATTTTTATGGGGATCTCAAACGAGTCCAATTGGTGGCTTGTCAGTTAAAAGGTAGTGCTTCTGCTTGGTGAGAATGGCTACAATCTAAAAGGAAGCAAGGGGGGAAATGGTCAATCCGTACATAGTTTATAATGAAGTATTTGTTGGAACAAGAATTTTTACCTCTAAATTATGAGCAAATTTTATTCCAACAAAAACTTAGCTAAGAGGTCCAACCAAAGCCTTCCTTGGCTGTGAAACAAGAAAGTGAAGAACAAAAGAAGTTTCAAGATTCAACAATTCAACTTGAACTGGATGAGCCTAAATTTGAAGAATTTGAATTTGAACCTTTAATTAAATTTCCTTTTGCAATAGTTGAAGATAAAGACCTTGAAGAATGTGTCCTAGGAAACGACAAAGGTCATGCCATGGAGATTTCAATGGTACTTGAGGAAAAACAATCCATGGATACAATTGTTAAGATCAAAGAAACTCAAATCATGAAATTGATGGAAGTTGAAGATTTATCTAACTCTCTAATCCCAATTGTTTTTGTTGATTTTATTTGTCTAGGTATTCTCATAGATACAAAGGAAAACATGAAAATCCTCAATTCCACTTTGTTCTTGTCATTCTTATTAATTCCATCCAAGAAAGTTATATGGTGCATATATCTGATGAAGATttccattcttttccacttcaaaATTCAAGGGAGGATTTATTCCAAGTGAGAGAGAATAGTGTTGGAGTTGTTTTGGCTATGTTGTTAGATCATTGTAAGTTATTTAAACTGGAagacaagttttttttttttcaagtgggGGAGTATAATGCGAAGCTTGGACAACAAGACAGAACATTTTtcttaactaattttaatttccaaCAATCCTAATTTATCTAGGATGTCTTGTGAAGACTTCCAGTAGCGATAGAGAttagattaaaattaattaggaaGTCTCCTACTCTGTTTAGGACCTATTAATGTTCCCTACCTTATCTAGGATTTAGACTTCTTCCTATTTTATTTAGGATTTACCATTGTATTTTAGTTTATCTAAATTTTCTATTTAGTTTCATATTCCTATTAGGTTTAGAAGTCTAAAAACACTATAAATACTCTTATTTACATGTAATTTGGGAAAtagattattattaataaaaattcagCAGAGGTTTCTCTTCTTATTTTCACTCTTGTGTATGTAGTGTGTTTCTATTTAAACTTCACACTGCATCAATTTCTCCTTCTTCTTGGTTTTTTACCCTTGTTCTACATCAATTTTGGTGTTAAAGCCTAAAATCAAGCCACATGTCCATCGCTTTCAACAAAATTACTAGACTTCCCAATCAAGTCTTCCTATTCTTTAGATTCCCACCAGTGTTTTTGtcctttaaaattttttcttgttgccaacagtttaaaaaaaaaaaaattgaaaactagAAGAACCTAGCAACTCGTAGTCAACCAATCTGTCTCTTCACGTTGTCGGAACTTCAGTCCAATGCCCCTGGAACATTAACCCGATGGATCGGGTATTCGGATTAGCTTCCACACCCAACAAGCTCACCCTTATTTTCAGCAGAAATAACTCTTAAAAGCtgaattttgagattttttttccCTTCAAGTAAGGTATGTTTTCTTACTTCAAATGCCATGGCGTTTTCTTACTTCGAATGCCATGGAAACTTATATTGAGAGGCTAGAAGAGGAAGTCAACGACCACAGAAATATTCTCGAagaaattaattataacattGGATTTCATAAGGTCAATTACTATCTCTGGGTCATTGGATAGATAATTATAGTTATAGACGAGATCGTGAAAGATGTTCTTTCTTAAATGGTGAATATGAAAAATTTAGACAGATTTTACTAGATAAAGAAAGGGAAtatgaaaa
It encodes:
- the LOC110663607 gene encoding uncharacterized protein At4g14100, which codes for MISATRWQTEAAAAKHLQQMAFLAAKLISTATASSCLCIFLIFFSLSSLTRSSTEGEPTPTPWPHQFHAILFMNYSGILQKIDLWYDWPNGRNFNIIQHQLGKLLYDLEWNNGTTFFYTLDFNKECSSAQLEVGILRPNWLDGATYLGQKHVDGFLCNVWQKVDFVWYYEDVVTKRPVHWVFYTGREAHVMTFEVGAALEDAEWQVPAYCFDKNTNADELAIADGVLRGSMALSM